A segment of the Calonectris borealis chromosome 2, bCalBor7.hap1.2, whole genome shotgun sequence genome:
taaaatataacaaTGAATTATTTCTGTAGTAATAGGTGAGCTTGCTAGTAACACAATTATAATTAAGCTGTGAAAGAGTTATTGTAACTTTTCTTGCATATTAGAATTTGGTCCCAATTTTAAAGGCTACGAACAGGTTTTCTGACAACTGTGATCGCGTACCTTGCCCTTAGAGCCTCAGAAAGAGAGTGGTTTGGATGTTTAGGAAGATACCCAGAAATAAGGATTATGTGAAGTCACAGAGGACTGTGAGAATCTTAAATCAGCAAAATCTTAAATCTAACTAGCAGTGCACAAGCAGAAGGTAATTATTTTAGCTTCACAATCAGTACTACTAGTATGTCTATTGTTTTCTGAAATACGTCCTCCCCTGGGCTAGCCCCTGAGTAAAATGCCTAAGAGCCAGTCTCAACCCTAATTCGTATGAGATCCAAGTAAGCAAAACAAACAAttgtgggggaagaaaaagatacagaaaagtgAAGTGACTTCCCAAAGCCGCAAAGCAAATGGGGGGCTACACCCAGAAAAAAAGCCAAGTCTCAGGACTCACTATCCAGTGTTCCACCTTTATGCCACATCCCTCGTGTGGCAATCATTACAATGCAACAATTTAGAGAAAAATGAACCCATAATCACTAAACTATATTTTACATCACTCATGGATCATTCCAAGTATCATTGTCATTAAAAAATTTACCACTTTTGGTCTCAGTCTCGTTAGTTCCATAATAACTAGTCTCACTAGCCTTCCTAGTGTTACCAGTCTCATAGTAACATAGTCTCACTTCAGTGTGAGTATTCACATCAGTCACTGCATAGGCGAAGAAGTTTAACCAACCAGAGTTAAAATTAACACATTTCCTGCACAGAATAACTTGGCATCTAAAACCTGTATGAGATAAAGGACAAACATGGGGAAAAACGGAGGGTCAGtattttttagaaaagcagaaggattaactgaaataaaattctgaagGGATTTCAGATCTCTGTTGAAGATTGTACAGGGCAATTTTCAAATTCCTCTAAATGATATAAGCTGAAAGACAATTGCAACTGTGACAAGGAAGCAACAATCTTCGGCCTCCTGATCACTATTCTGCAGTCACCTTAATCAGGGCATTGTTGATTTGACCGATGTAATTGTTAACAAACAGGTTCTTGACAAAAGACACACCATAATAGAAAGAAACATGGAACGTAGCAAGAGAAACACTGCTCCTTACCTTGAAGCTGTTGCAGAAAATAGGGACTaaatatttttggcagaaaatttACTGGATAACGTTGAATAAGGACACATGAGTGCAGCAGGTTCAGCAAGGTGTGAGGCTGAAAATGATTAAAGCGAGTGTGCAGTACGGTTTCAAGCTTCCTAAACAAGGAAGAAGCACTTGGAGGGAGATAGTTAAGAGTCCCAAATGGTATAATACACTCAGCAATCTGGTCAGTGGTAAATCTGTCAGAATCGGAAATGAAATCTTCTGCCACTGCATCAAAGATGGGCTTAGAAAGGATCATCTTTCGGCAGCAATACTGCATGACTTTGCTCATTGTTTGAGGATGCATAGTAAAGACGGACTTGGGAACATGTGTTTCCAGTGCCTCTGTAAAAATTTGTTCACGATGTCCAAAGTATAGGAAGGCTTCCAGTACATTTACCAGTTCATCACCTGTGAAATATGGAATATGCTTCACAGAATGCTTACACAGTGCTGTGACTAAGGGAACTGCCTGAGTCTGATGAAGAACAACCAGTGAATTCAGTATTATGCTTGTGAACTTTGGACTTAGCTGGGAAACTATGGTTAAAGTGACACTGTTCATTCTGTTTAGTAAGTCTTGGTACTGTTCCCCTTCCCTGACAGTCACCTGCAGCAACTTATAAACCATCACTATTTCTTGAGGACTCCACTTCTCAATGTCTTTTTCTTGCACATGGTTCACAATTTGTTCCAGTGCCGCACAACTTGGGCCTTCCAACTCAAGCAAACTCTCTCCAAGAGCACACAGATTTTTAAGTGTCAACTGTCCTTTACCAAGCCGTTCCTCACCCTCTGAAAGCAAGCTTGCCATCAGCGTACTCTGGGGATCTATACGTAGTTTTATCAAAGCTTGCAATGCCTTCAGCAGCCCAGTGTTTGACAGTTTTGAGGATTCAAATTCAAACTGGAAGCATAATGCCCTGAAAACTTCATTCTCTAACACTCCTTCAGGGTTTTTCAGACCGTTGTCATCCACCTCAACTTCAGAAAtcctctgcagggctcctgatgCCATAGTATCAGACATGACTTCCAGAGAGCTAAGAAAGTCAAAAATCTCTTTCGATGTACAAAGGCTGTTCAACTTCTTGAAAAATAGTTGTTCATCCATCCACCCATTATCAGATTTAGGACTGCTCCCAGTACGTCCACAAAGATGCAGAGTTTCATTAACAGAAAGAGACTGTATCCGCAGTTGTACGTGGTTTTTTCTACAAAACATATACTGAGATTTATCTTTGAAACATAGCATCCTCATGGCTACGGAGCTACAGTTTTGGGGCTTTCGCTGCCCACTGATAAAGCTCAACTTTTTGCTTAGTGTGATCAAAATGGACCTGCTTGCTGGTGTGCCGGATGAATAAAACTGGAAACTTTTTCGGCTAATCAAAGCCATATTGGATCAAGTGGGTTCTCAAAAGATacctagaggaagaaaaatacatatacatatatagttTGGAAAACAGCGTGTCATTAAAACGCAGCAAAAAAAACTTTTAGCGGCTGGACACGACTGGGACGATCGCTCTCCCACGACCACCAGCGCAAGGCaatgcaaagagaagaaaacactgCCGGGAGCGGCGACACCTGCGTGACAGCTCGCAGCGCGTCTCTGCCCCGAGTCTCCGTAAggacacacacacgcgcacacgcCTTTCCCCAAGCAGGAACTGCACGACGGCGCTTCTCTTCACCCTCCCGGCCCGGGGGCGCCGGGCAGCTGCGAGGCGCACCGCCGTTACCGCGGCTGGAGCGGGCCAAGGGGGGGTCGCAGCCGCGAAGCCGGGGGGCGATGGGTGAATCTGCCAGGCGGCACCGGcggggccccccccccgcctcacaGGCCCAACGCTTCCCTCCGCCGAGAGCGGCGAGGggcgtccgtccgtccgtccgtccctccCATGCCGgcgcctgctgctgcctcccacggGCCGGGGCGCCGCTCCCCCTccgccctctgcctccctccgcCACTGGGGGCACCCGGCGGTGCCGGGGGACGAGCTGCGGAGCGAGGCGGTCTCACCTCCGCCGCCATGAcgggcagcgcgggggctgccgggagctTCCGGCGCTCTCCGGGCGGGTGCCCGCCTCACGCCGCCCCGGGCGCCTCCTCGCTGCCGGCGGAGGTCCGGCGTGGCGCGACCGTGCCCGGGCGGGTGCGGAGCGCGGGCTGGCGCGGTTGCTTTGCCTTGGGAGCAGGATTTATCCTCGTGTAGGTACTGATCAAAGGC
Coding sequences within it:
- the FASTKD3 gene encoding FAST kinase domain-containing protein 3, mitochondrial, whose translation is MALISRKSFQFYSSGTPASRSILITLSKKLSFISGQRKPQNCSSVAMRMLCFKDKSQYMFCRKNHVQLRIQSLSVNETLHLCGRTGSSPKSDNGWMDEQLFFKKLNSLCTSKEIFDFLSSLEVMSDTMASGALQRISEVEVDDNGLKNPEGVLENEVFRALCFQFEFESSKLSNTGLLKALQALIKLRIDPQSTLMASLLSEGEERLGKGQLTLKNLCALGESLLELEGPSCAALEQIVNHVQEKDIEKWSPQEIVMVYKLLQVTVREGEQYQDLLNRMNSVTLTIVSQLSPKFTSIILNSLVVLHQTQAVPLVTALCKHSVKHIPYFTGDELVNVLEAFLYFGHREQIFTEALETHVPKSVFTMHPQTMSKVMQYCCRKMILSKPIFDAVAEDFISDSDRFTTDQIAECIIPFGTLNYLPPSASSLFRKLETVLHTRFNHFQPHTLLNLLHSCVLIQRYPVNFLPKIFSPYFLQQLQAQPPGLDRIVTSRLTQLFLTATLECPFYEGPKLLPKYQVKAFLMPRSSLDVHLLKRVKTGLLYLLKKRIYFASEVSTPYFYTVDIEIKLDEEGFVLPAAQCEEVHRRIALCVDGQNRFCVNSRNLLGEEAIKQRHLQLLGYEVVQIPFFEIECLQNCGKMAEYLHKKIFPHTYGLSC